One genomic region from Syntrophomonadaceae bacterium encodes:
- the rplU gene encoding 50S ribosomal protein L21: protein MRYAIIETGGKQYRVEEGQALRVEKLPVEDGATVEIDTVLAVSVDGEFKSGSPTVPGAKVICRADYQGKGKKIIVFKYKAKKNYRRKKGHRQPYTQLVVESILV, encoded by the coding sequence ATGAGATACGCAATTATTGAGACCGGGGGCAAGCAGTACCGCGTAGAGGAAGGCCAGGCTTTGCGGGTAGAAAAGCTTCCGGTGGAAGACGGGGCTACTGTTGAAATTGATACTGTTTTAGCTGTTTCGGTGGATGGGGAATTTAAATCAGGTTCTCCTACGGTTCCGGGCGCCAAGGTAATTTGCAGAGCAGATTACCAAGGAAAAGGTAAAAAGATTATTGTATTTAAGTATAAAGCCAAAAAAAACTACCGTCGTAAAAAAGGACACCGGCAGCCCTATACTC